A genome region from Drosophila simulans strain w501 chromosome 2R, Prin_Dsim_3.1, whole genome shotgun sequence includes the following:
- the LOC6736039 gene encoding protein CBFA2T3 isoform X1, whose translation MMALDGKAIIKEEITDKDAYDAAAAAAAAVAAGAALAVASAAAVQVPPASSSSAGSASSAAAAATNNTTSAAATAAAISRRLKASSSGGDKSSTSSSSSKDSSHTSSSRSERDRERERERERERDRLCRTPPDSPPDSSRSLAPRSPHSPLQLHQRPQRNASVSPVVNGSSSGGGGVGSSGTSPTPTPGSQHAASLAAAAAAAAAAHVEQARLVSKMRKFLGALVQFSQELGQPEVSERVRALVLSLCSGSISVEEFRLALQEAINLPLRPYVVPLLKNSIALVQREILALARATNQSALQYVTNNEQAVMEFAPHGVASAEFGDIFIQLEAPTSNGSSAVFKRRSSDSMMEHGGHNGLQEWSEYMASGGAGYPPPPSKRLTLHPAHSVVAYGEYGVSSAEGLPSAAAFMQRDERDLRMSEAQARHAAPPQRAGNPQPNPNPNATAPGAPGAGGEEEWKNIHTMLNCISAMVDKTKRAITILQQRGIEPQHPNSSQEVTPAAMAELRRQTEEKVAEFKRNAEDAVTQVKRQAVIEIQRAVVAAETRAAEIMTQERLRMEKFFMEMSRHSSGERDLDNKSPSMASAQNGSNLQQQCWNCGRKATETCSGCNMARYCSASCQYRDWDSHHQVCGNTRASELSAKHLHSASNLSLRNAMATRSPPTPNSAAHLQAAAAAAAAAAGAREAVSAPVGGPGAGVAAGAGSGGQSGGGGGGGGGGGGGSAAAAVAAATPGALVANGLGSK comes from the exons ATGGCGCTCGACGGCAAGGCGATAATTAAGGAGGAGATTACCGACAAGGACGCTTACGACgcagctgcggcggcggcagcggcggtggCAGCGGGAGCCGCTCTGGCGGTGGCCTCCGCTGCGGCCGTCCAGGTGCCACCCGCGTCATCGTCCTCGGCGGGATCAGCGTCATCGGCAGCCGCCGCGGCCACCAACAACACAACATCGGCGGCAGCCACAGCGGCGGCAATTAGTCGTCGGCTTAAAG ccagcagcagcggcggggACAAGAGCTCCACCTCATCCTCGAGCAGCAAGGACAGCAGCCACAcctccagcagcaggagcgagAGGGACAGGGAGAGGGAGCGAGAACGGGAGCGGGAACGGGACCGCCTGTGCCGCACTCCGCCGGACTCTCCGCCGGATAGCTCGCGCAGCCTGGCCCCCCGCTCGCCCCACTCCCCTCTACAGTTGCACCAGCGTCCGCAGCGCAACGCCAGCGTTTCCCCGGTGGTCAATGGATCCTCCTCGGGCGGAGGAGGCGTAGGATCCTCCGGCACTTCGCCTACGCCCACACCGGGCAGTCAGCATGCCGCCTCCTTggccgcagccgccgccgccgcagcagcagcccacGTGGAGCAGGCGCGACTGGTTTCCAAGATGCGCAAGTTCCTGGGCGCCCTGGTTCAGTTCTCCCAGGAACTGGGACAGCCGGAGGTGAGCGAGAGGGTGCGCGCCCTGGTGCTGTCCctctgcagcggcagcatctCCGTGGAGGAGTTCCGGCTGGCCCTACAGGAGGCCATCAACCTGCCACTCCGGCCGTACGTGGTTCCGCTCCTCAAGAACAGCATCGCCCTGGTGCAGCGGGAGATTCTTGCCCTGGCCAGAGCCACCAACCAATCCGCCCTGCAGTACGTGACCAACAACGAGCAGGCGGTGATGGAGTTCGCTCCGCACGGTGTGGCCAGTGCCGAGTTCGGAGACATATTCATCCAGCTGGAGGCACCCACATCAAACGGCAGCAGTGCGGTCTTCAAGCGCCGCTCCTCGGACTCCATGATGGAGCACGGCGGCCACAACGGCCTGCAGGAGTGGAGCGAATACATGGCCAGCGGCGGAGCAGGCTATCCTCCACCGCCCAGCAAGCGCCTCACCCTGCATCCCGCCCACTCGGTGGTGGCCTACGGGGAATACGGGGTATCGTCCGCGGAAGGACTCCCCTCGGCGGCGGCCTTCATGCAGCGCGACGAACGGGATCTGCGGATGAGCGAGGCGCAGGCCAGGCACGCCGCTCCTCCCCAAAGGGCAGGAAACCCCCAGCCCAATCCCAACCCCAATGCAACTGCCCCTGGAGCTCCGGGAGCGGGTGGCGAGGAGGAGTGGAAGAACATCCACACCATGCTCAACTGCATCTCCGCCATGGTGGACAAGACGAAGAGGGCCATCACGATCCTCCAGCAGCGGGGCATCGAGCCCCAGCATCCCAACAGCAGTCAGGAGGTAACCCCCGCGGCCATGGCGGAGCTGCGACGCCAGACCGAGGAGAAGGTCGCCGAGTTCAAGCGGAATGCGGAGGATGCAGTGACACAG gtGAAACGCCAAGCTGTCATTGAAATCCAGAGGGCAGTGGTGGCTGCTGAAACTCGGGCTGCGGAGATCATGACGCAGGAACGTCTGCGCATGGAGAAGTTCTTCATGGAGATGAGCCGCCATTCCAGCGGAGAACGTGATCTGGACAACAAGTCGCCGTCAATGGCCAGTGCACAGAAT GGCAgcaatctgcagcagcagtgctGGAACTGCGGGCGCAAGGCCACGGAGACCTGTTCCGGCTGCAACATGGCCCGATATTGCAGCGCCTCGTGTCAGTACAGGGATTGGGATAGTCACCATCAG GTTTGTGGCAACACCCGAGCTAGTGAGCTAAGCGCCAAGCACCTGCACTCGGCCAGCAACCTGAGTCTGCGCAACGCGATGGCCACCCGCTCACCACCCACTCCCAACTCAGCGGCCCACCTgcaggcggcggcagctgctgcggctgctgcagcaggagccCGGGAAGCGGTCAGTGCTCCGGTCGGCGGTCCTGGAGCAGGAGTAGCTGCGGGAGCGGGAAGCGGAGGCCAATccggtggaggaggaggaggcgggggcggagggggtggtggatccgcggctgctgctgtggccgCCGCCACTCCAGGTGCTTTGGTGGCCAACGGGTTGGGCTCCAAATGA
- the LOC6736039 gene encoding protein CBFA2T3 isoform X2, whose protein sequence is MALDGKAIIKEEITDKDAYDAAAAAAAAVAAGAALAVASAAAVQVPPASSSSAGSASSAAAAATNNTTSAAATAAAISRRLKASSSGGDKSSTSSSSSKDSSHTSSSRSERDRERERERERERDRLCRTPPDSPPDSSRSLAPRSPHSPLQLHQRPQRNASVSPVVNGSSSGGGGVGSSGTSPTPTPGSQHAASLAAAAAAAAAAHVEQARLVSKMRKFLGALVQFSQELGQPEVSERVRALVLSLCSGSISVEEFRLALQEAINLPLRPYVVPLLKNSIALVQREILALARATNQSALQYVTNNEQAVMEFAPHGVASAEFGDIFIQLEAPTSNGSSAVFKRRSSDSMMEHGGHNGLQEWSEYMASGGAGYPPPPSKRLTLHPAHSVVAYGEYGVSSAEGLPSAAAFMQRDERDLRMSEAQARHAAPPQRAGNPQPNPNPNATAPGAPGAGGEEEWKNIHTMLNCISAMVDKTKRAITILQQRGIEPQHPNSSQEVTPAAMAELRRQTEEKVAEFKRNAEDAVTQVKRQAVIEIQRAVVAAETRAAEIMTQERLRMEKFFMEMSRHSSGERDLDNKSPSMASAQNGSNLQQQCWNCGRKATETCSGCNMARYCSASCQYRDWDSHHQVCGNTRASELSAKHLHSASNLSLRNAMATRSPPTPNSAAHLQAAAAAAAAAAGAREAVSAPVGGPGAGVAAGAGSGGQSGGGGGGGGGGGGGSAAAAVAAATPGALVANGLGSK, encoded by the exons ATGGCGCTCGACGGCAAGGCGATAATTAAGGAGGAGATTACCGACAAGGACGCTTACGACgcagctgcggcggcggcagcggcggtggCAGCGGGAGCCGCTCTGGCGGTGGCCTCCGCTGCGGCCGTCCAGGTGCCACCCGCGTCATCGTCCTCGGCGGGATCAGCGTCATCGGCAGCCGCCGCGGCCACCAACAACACAACATCGGCGGCAGCCACAGCGGCGGCAATTAGTCGTCGGCTTAAAG ccagcagcagcggcggggACAAGAGCTCCACCTCATCCTCGAGCAGCAAGGACAGCAGCCACAcctccagcagcaggagcgagAGGGACAGGGAGAGGGAGCGAGAACGGGAGCGGGAACGGGACCGCCTGTGCCGCACTCCGCCGGACTCTCCGCCGGATAGCTCGCGCAGCCTGGCCCCCCGCTCGCCCCACTCCCCTCTACAGTTGCACCAGCGTCCGCAGCGCAACGCCAGCGTTTCCCCGGTGGTCAATGGATCCTCCTCGGGCGGAGGAGGCGTAGGATCCTCCGGCACTTCGCCTACGCCCACACCGGGCAGTCAGCATGCCGCCTCCTTggccgcagccgccgccgccgcagcagcagcccacGTGGAGCAGGCGCGACTGGTTTCCAAGATGCGCAAGTTCCTGGGCGCCCTGGTTCAGTTCTCCCAGGAACTGGGACAGCCGGAGGTGAGCGAGAGGGTGCGCGCCCTGGTGCTGTCCctctgcagcggcagcatctCCGTGGAGGAGTTCCGGCTGGCCCTACAGGAGGCCATCAACCTGCCACTCCGGCCGTACGTGGTTCCGCTCCTCAAGAACAGCATCGCCCTGGTGCAGCGGGAGATTCTTGCCCTGGCCAGAGCCACCAACCAATCCGCCCTGCAGTACGTGACCAACAACGAGCAGGCGGTGATGGAGTTCGCTCCGCACGGTGTGGCCAGTGCCGAGTTCGGAGACATATTCATCCAGCTGGAGGCACCCACATCAAACGGCAGCAGTGCGGTCTTCAAGCGCCGCTCCTCGGACTCCATGATGGAGCACGGCGGCCACAACGGCCTGCAGGAGTGGAGCGAATACATGGCCAGCGGCGGAGCAGGCTATCCTCCACCGCCCAGCAAGCGCCTCACCCTGCATCCCGCCCACTCGGTGGTGGCCTACGGGGAATACGGGGTATCGTCCGCGGAAGGACTCCCCTCGGCGGCGGCCTTCATGCAGCGCGACGAACGGGATCTGCGGATGAGCGAGGCGCAGGCCAGGCACGCCGCTCCTCCCCAAAGGGCAGGAAACCCCCAGCCCAATCCCAACCCCAATGCAACTGCCCCTGGAGCTCCGGGAGCGGGTGGCGAGGAGGAGTGGAAGAACATCCACACCATGCTCAACTGCATCTCCGCCATGGTGGACAAGACGAAGAGGGCCATCACGATCCTCCAGCAGCGGGGCATCGAGCCCCAGCATCCCAACAGCAGTCAGGAGGTAACCCCCGCGGCCATGGCGGAGCTGCGACGCCAGACCGAGGAGAAGGTCGCCGAGTTCAAGCGGAATGCGGAGGATGCAGTGACACAG gtGAAACGCCAAGCTGTCATTGAAATCCAGAGGGCAGTGGTGGCTGCTGAAACTCGGGCTGCGGAGATCATGACGCAGGAACGTCTGCGCATGGAGAAGTTCTTCATGGAGATGAGCCGCCATTCCAGCGGAGAACGTGATCTGGACAACAAGTCGCCGTCAATGGCCAGTGCACAGAAT GGCAgcaatctgcagcagcagtgctGGAACTGCGGGCGCAAGGCCACGGAGACCTGTTCCGGCTGCAACATGGCCCGATATTGCAGCGCCTCGTGTCAGTACAGGGATTGGGATAGTCACCATCAG GTTTGTGGCAACACCCGAGCTAGTGAGCTAAGCGCCAAGCACCTGCACTCGGCCAGCAACCTGAGTCTGCGCAACGCGATGGCCACCCGCTCACCACCCACTCCCAACTCAGCGGCCCACCTgcaggcggcggcagctgctgcggctgctgcagcaggagccCGGGAAGCGGTCAGTGCTCCGGTCGGCGGTCCTGGAGCAGGAGTAGCTGCGGGAGCGGGAAGCGGAGGCCAATccggtggaggaggaggaggcgggggcggagggggtggtggatccgcggctgctgctgtggccgCCGCCACTCCAGGTGCTTTGGTGGCCAACGGGTTGGGCTCCAAATGA